One genomic segment of Amycolatopsis granulosa includes these proteins:
- a CDS encoding winged helix-turn-helix transcriptional regulator encodes MEDGTLQALGYCTGTEDDQVRQWDTRADCEVRHILDRVADKWSLLVIALLDRRAMRFSELRRAIDGVSQRMLTVTLRHLERDGIVTRTVYPVVPPRVDYELTPLGVSLHEVIKSLVTWTEEHQREIAAAHAAYDSRAAAERELVSPLPG; translated from the coding sequence GTGGAAGACGGCACTTTGCAAGCACTCGGTTACTGCACGGGAACCGAGGACGACCAGGTCAGGCAGTGGGACACCCGGGCGGACTGCGAGGTCCGGCACATCCTCGACCGGGTGGCGGACAAGTGGTCCCTGCTCGTCATCGCGTTGCTGGACCGGCGGGCGATGCGGTTCTCCGAGTTGCGGCGCGCGATCGACGGGGTGAGCCAGCGGATGCTCACCGTCACGCTGCGCCACCTGGAGCGCGACGGAATCGTCACCCGGACCGTGTACCCGGTGGTCCCGCCGCGGGTGGACTACGAGCTGACGCCGCTCGGTGTGTCGCTGCACGAGGTGATCAAGTCGCTGGTGACGTGGACCGAGGAGCACCAGCGGGAGATCGCCGCGGCGCACGCCGCCTACGACTCACGGGCCGCGGCGGAGCGGGAGCTGGTCAGTCCATTGCCCGGCTGA
- a CDS encoding acetyl-CoA C-acetyltransferase, with protein MDVRRVAIVGGNRIPFARSNGRYASASNQDMLTAALDGLVSRFALQGERIGEVAAGAVLKHARDFNLARESVLGSKLSPETPAADVQMACGTGLQAIVNVANKIALRQIDSAIAGGVDTTSDAPLAVNDDLRRILVRLNAAKTVGQRLKLLTKLRPGQIVPEIPRNAEPRTGLSMGEHAALTAREWEISREEQDVLAATSHQRLAAAYERGFFDDLVTPYLGLTRDQNLRPDSTAEKLAELKPVFGGPDGTMTAGNSTPLTDGASTVLLASEEWAAERNLPVLAHLTYAQTAAVDYVHGGEGLLMAPAYAVPRMLAKAGLTLQDFDFYEIHEAFASQVLATLKAWESPAFAKEKLGLDQPPGPIDRSKLNVNGSSLAAGHPFAATGGRIVATLAKLLHEKGSGRGLISICAAGGQGITAILEK; from the coding sequence ATGGACGTCCGTCGCGTCGCCATCGTCGGCGGCAACCGCATCCCGTTCGCGCGCTCGAACGGCCGCTACGCCAGTGCGTCCAACCAGGACATGCTCACCGCCGCACTGGACGGCCTGGTGAGCCGCTTCGCCCTGCAGGGCGAGCGCATCGGCGAGGTCGCCGCCGGTGCGGTGCTCAAGCACGCCAGGGACTTCAACCTCGCCCGGGAGAGCGTGCTGGGCAGCAAGCTCTCGCCGGAGACGCCGGCCGCGGACGTCCAGATGGCGTGCGGCACCGGCCTGCAGGCGATCGTCAACGTCGCCAACAAGATCGCGCTCCGGCAGATCGACTCGGCGATCGCCGGAGGCGTGGACACCACCTCCGACGCCCCGCTCGCGGTCAACGACGACCTGCGCCGCATCCTCGTGCGGCTCAACGCGGCGAAGACCGTGGGTCAGCGGCTCAAGCTGCTGACGAAGCTGCGGCCGGGCCAGATCGTGCCGGAAATCCCGCGCAACGCCGAGCCGCGCACCGGCCTGTCCATGGGCGAGCACGCGGCGCTGACCGCCCGGGAATGGGAGATCTCCCGCGAGGAGCAGGACGTCCTCGCCGCGACCAGCCACCAGCGGCTCGCCGCGGCCTACGAGCGCGGGTTCTTCGACGACCTGGTCACGCCGTACCTCGGCCTGACCCGCGACCAGAACCTGCGGCCGGACTCGACCGCGGAGAAGCTCGCCGAGCTCAAGCCCGTGTTCGGCGGCCCGGACGGCACGATGACCGCGGGCAACTCGACCCCGCTGACCGACGGCGCGTCGACGGTCCTGCTCGCGAGCGAGGAGTGGGCCGCCGAACGGAACCTGCCGGTGCTGGCCCACCTGACGTACGCGCAGACCGCGGCCGTGGACTACGTGCACGGCGGTGAGGGCCTGCTGATGGCCCCCGCCTACGCGGTGCCGCGGATGCTCGCGAAGGCGGGCCTGACCCTGCAGGACTTCGACTTCTACGAAATCCACGAGGCGTTCGCCTCCCAGGTGCTGGCGACGCTCAAGGCGTGGGAGAGCCCGGCGTTCGCCAAGGAGAAGCTGGGGCTCGACCAGCCCCCCGGCCCGATCGACCGGTCGAAGCTCAACGTCAACGGCTCGTCGCTGGCCGCGGGGCACCCGTTCGCCGCGACCGGTGGCCGGATCGTGGCGACCCTGGCGAAGCTGCTGCACGAGAAGGGCTCGGGCCGCGGCCTGATCTCCATCTGCGCCGCCGGCGGGCAGGGCATCACGGCGATCCTGGAGAAGTGA
- a CDS encoding MFS transporter: MSTTVPTEARLTPRTWGMLFVLCGAIFLEGIDVAMLNVALPAIRADLGMSTGQLQWVISAYVLGYGGFMLAGGRAADLFGRRRMFLAWLAVFLVVSAAGGLAGEGWLLIAARFVAGVAAAVMAPAGLSIITTAFAEGPQRNRALLVYSGTAAAGFSLGLVLGGLLTAVNWRLVLFVPAVLALLILVLGASLIPVTPRERVTGRRVDLPGAVTVTAAIVLLVLGVERSAHVGAAWTAALVAAGLALGAVFVRIERRSAAPLVRLGLLRSGTLVRANLAALLFSAAFFGFQFVAVLYLQELRGWSTGQTSLAMLAIGADAVLAPTLTPRLVRRFGNAKVVVTGLVLALVAYVLFLPIGTDTAYLAMFPTMIVLGVAFALAYGPLTIVATNGVDESEQGLAGGLLYTSFQFGAALGLAACTAVLTGAAAGPGSYRMALAVPIAAVALAAVISGTGLRKRVA; the protein is encoded by the coding sequence GTGTCCACCACCGTTCCGACCGAGGCCCGGCTCACGCCACGGACCTGGGGGATGTTGTTCGTCCTGTGCGGCGCGATCTTCCTGGAGGGGATCGACGTCGCCATGCTGAACGTGGCGTTGCCCGCGATTCGCGCGGACCTGGGAATGTCCACCGGGCAGTTGCAGTGGGTCATCAGCGCCTACGTGCTCGGTTACGGCGGGTTCATGCTCGCCGGCGGCCGGGCCGCCGACCTGTTCGGCCGCCGCCGGATGTTCCTGGCCTGGCTCGCGGTGTTCCTCGTGGTCTCCGCCGCAGGCGGGCTGGCCGGCGAAGGCTGGCTGCTCATCGCCGCGCGGTTCGTCGCCGGGGTCGCCGCCGCGGTGATGGCCCCCGCCGGGCTGTCGATCATCACCACCGCGTTCGCCGAAGGACCACAGCGCAACCGCGCGCTGCTGGTCTACTCCGGGACCGCGGCGGCCGGCTTCTCGCTCGGGCTGGTGCTCGGCGGGCTGCTCACGGCGGTGAACTGGCGGCTGGTGCTGTTCGTGCCCGCCGTCCTGGCGCTGCTCATCCTGGTGCTCGGCGCCTCGCTCATCCCCGTCACACCCCGGGAACGGGTGACCGGCCGGCGGGTCGACCTGCCCGGCGCGGTGACCGTCACGGCCGCGATCGTGCTCCTGGTCCTCGGCGTCGAGCGCTCCGCGCACGTCGGCGCGGCCTGGACGGCGGCCCTCGTCGCGGCGGGGCTCGCGCTGGGCGCCGTGTTCGTGCGGATCGAACGCCGGTCGGCGGCCCCGCTGGTGCGGCTGGGTCTGCTGCGGTCCGGAACGCTGGTGCGGGCGAACCTGGCCGCCCTGCTGTTCTCCGCCGCGTTCTTCGGGTTCCAGTTCGTCGCGGTGCTCTACCTGCAGGAGCTGCGGGGGTGGAGCACCGGGCAGACCAGTCTGGCGATGCTGGCGATCGGCGCGGACGCCGTCCTCGCCCCGACGCTGACCCCGCGCCTGGTCCGGCGGTTCGGCAACGCGAAGGTCGTCGTGACGGGCCTGGTGCTCGCACTGGTGGCGTACGTGCTGTTCCTGCCGATCGGAACCGACACCGCCTACCTCGCCATGTTCCCGACGATGATCGTGCTCGGGGTCGCGTTCGCGCTCGCCTACGGCCCGCTGACGATCGTCGCGACCAACGGCGTCGACGAGAGCGAGCAGGGGCTGGCCGGTGGGTTGCTGTACACCTCGTTCCAGTTCGGCGCGGCGCTGGGGCTCGCGGCCTGCACCGCGGTCCTCACCGGGGCGGCAGCCGGTCCCGGGAGCTACCGGATGGCCCTCGCGGTGCCGATCGCGGCTGTCGCACTGGCCGCGGTGATCAGCGGTACCGGTCTCCGGAAGCGGGTGGCGTGA
- a CDS encoding AAA family ATPase — MDPIRNPFAPGAGQRPPELAGRERELSAFEVVLQRVARGRPERSLVLTGLRGVGKTVLLGELRSMAVKHRWGAGKIEARPDAELRRPLSAALHRAVRDLAVRHRAPDRVEEVLGVLKAFALRSNKADAKLRDRWQPGIDVPAAQGRADSGDIEIDLVELFTDVAELAADVGTGVALLIDEIQDLQPDDVSALCAACHELSQSGAPLVVVGAGLPHVPAVLSASKSYSERLFRYVRIDRLNREDADRAVLAPIEREDAGIEPEALDALFDASGGYPYFIQAYAKAAWDAAPDDPITVQDVRVAAPEAEQELAVGFFGSRYERATPAEREYLRAMAELTQGRDESAGTSDVAVYLGRKPSSLSPARDSLMKKGLVYSAERGHIAFTVPHFGHYLLSRAMD; from the coding sequence GTGGACCCGATCCGCAACCCGTTCGCCCCGGGCGCGGGGCAGCGGCCGCCCGAGCTGGCCGGCCGGGAACGCGAGCTGTCCGCGTTCGAGGTCGTGCTGCAGCGGGTGGCCCGTGGCCGGCCGGAGCGCAGCCTGGTGCTGACCGGCCTGCGTGGCGTCGGCAAGACGGTGCTGCTCGGTGAGCTGCGTTCGATGGCGGTCAAGCACCGCTGGGGCGCGGGCAAGATCGAGGCACGGCCGGACGCGGAGCTGCGGCGCCCGCTGTCCGCGGCCCTGCACCGCGCGGTCCGTGATCTCGCGGTGCGGCACCGCGCGCCGGACCGCGTCGAGGAAGTGCTCGGCGTGCTCAAGGCGTTCGCGCTGCGGTCCAACAAGGCGGACGCGAAGCTGCGGGACCGCTGGCAGCCGGGCATCGACGTGCCCGCCGCCCAGGGCCGCGCCGATTCCGGCGACATCGAGATCGACCTCGTCGAGCTGTTCACCGACGTGGCCGAGCTCGCCGCGGACGTCGGCACGGGCGTGGCGCTGCTGATCGACGAGATCCAGGACCTGCAACCCGACGACGTGTCGGCGCTGTGCGCGGCGTGCCACGAACTGTCCCAGTCCGGGGCGCCGCTCGTCGTGGTCGGCGCGGGGCTACCGCACGTGCCGGCGGTCCTGTCGGCGTCGAAGTCCTACTCCGAGCGCCTGTTCCGGTACGTGCGCATCGACCGGCTCAACCGGGAGGACGCCGACCGGGCCGTGCTGGCGCCGATCGAGCGGGAGGACGCCGGTATCGAACCCGAGGCGCTGGACGCGTTGTTCGACGCCTCCGGTGGCTACCCGTACTTCATCCAGGCGTACGCGAAAGCGGCCTGGGACGCGGCGCCGGACGACCCGATCACCGTGCAGGACGTGCGGGTCGCCGCGCCCGAGGCGGAACAGGAGCTGGCGGTCGGCTTCTTCGGGTCCCGCTACGAGCGCGCGACCCCCGCCGAGCGCGAGTACCTGCGGGCGATGGCGGAGCTCACCCAGGGCCGCGACGAGAGCGCCGGAACCTCGGACGTGGCCGTCTACCTGGGGCGCAAGCCGTCGTCGCTGTCACCGGCGCGGGACTCCCTGATGAAGAAGGGGCTCGTGTACTCCGCCGAGCGCGGGCACATCGCCTTCACCGTGCCGCACTTCGGGCACTACCTGCTCAGCCGGGCAATGGACTGA
- a CDS encoding DoxX family protein, with product MLAGIFIYGGINALRNPEGHAEAIKPVLDKIGQQRDKLPDAVPTDPVNLVKIDAGVKIAAGTLFALGKFPRLSALALVGSLVPTTVGGHPFWEAKDPQEKQQQLIHLLKNAGLAGGLLIAAADTEGKPSLGWRARRAAGKASRQAQKATERASKRAHKASKQIQSTAASARDALPV from the coding sequence ATGCTCGCGGGCATCTTCATCTACGGCGGTATCAACGCCCTGCGGAATCCCGAGGGCCACGCCGAGGCCATCAAGCCCGTGCTCGACAAGATCGGGCAGCAGCGGGACAAGCTCCCCGACGCCGTCCCGACCGACCCGGTGAACCTGGTCAAGATCGACGCCGGGGTGAAGATCGCGGCCGGGACCCTGTTCGCGCTCGGCAAGTTCCCGCGGCTGTCCGCACTGGCGCTGGTCGGCAGCCTCGTGCCGACGACCGTCGGCGGCCACCCGTTCTGGGAGGCCAAGGACCCGCAGGAGAAGCAGCAGCAGCTGATCCACCTGCTCAAGAACGCCGGCCTGGCCGGTGGCCTGCTGATCGCCGCCGCCGACACCGAAGGCAAGCCCTCGCTGGGCTGGCGTGCCCGCCGCGCCGCCGGGAAGGCGAGCAGGCAGGCCCAGAAGGCGACGGAGCGGGCGAGCAAGCGGGCGCACAAGGCGTCGAAGCAGATCCAGTCGACCGCCGCGTCCGCGCGCGACGCCCTCCCGGTCTAG